From a region of the Mauremys mutica isolate MM-2020 ecotype Southern chromosome 12, ASM2049712v1, whole genome shotgun sequence genome:
- the LOC123346740 gene encoding olfactory receptor 14A16-like gives MAYDRYVAICKPLHYETIMNRRACVQIAASAWINVIGYSSLHTRNIFAISFCGGNEVDQFFCEIPQLLKLACSDTYLGEVEVLILSTCLGLSCFVLIILSYAQIFQTVLRIPTEQGRHKALSTCLPHLIVVSLFVSTGIFAYLKPTSSSPSGLDLMVAVLYSVLPPVMNPIIYSMRNKEIKASLRKLTVWRS, from the exons ATGGCGTACGAtcgatatgtcgccatctgcaAACCATTGCACTATGAGACTataatgaacaggagagcttgtgtccaaattgcagccagtgcctggattaaTGTAATTGGCTATTCTTCATTGCACACCAGGAACATATTTGCAATCTCCTTCTGTGGTGGTAACGaggtggatcagttcttctgtgaaattccCCAGCTACTCAAGCTCGCCTGCTCTGACACGTACCTTGGTGAAGTTGAGGTACTCATCTTGAGTACATGCTTAGGCTTAAGCTGTTTTGTTCTTATAATTCTGTCATACGCTCAGATTTTCCaaacagtgctgagaatccccaCTGAGCAGGGTCGGCATAAAGCCCtatccacctgcctccctcacctcattgtggtctccTTGTTTGTTTCCACTGGCATCTTTGCttacctgaaacccacctccagctctcCATCAGGTCTGGATCTCATGGTGGCTGTTCTTTACTCCGTGCTGCCACCAGTGATGAAtccgatcatctacagcatgaggaacaaggaaatCAAAGCTTCCCTGAGGAAACTCACTGTCTGGAG aagttga
- the LOC123346561 gene encoding olfactory receptor 6F1-like: MMKGNQSNVKEFILLGFPGSRYLQISLFMLFLFMYILILTGNITIISLVGTHRRLHTPMYYFLCNLSFLEIWLTTANIPKTLTNLVSQSKTISFLSCLLQMYFVFSLGCTDFLLLAVMAYDRYLAICHPLRYSSIMNSTLSTQLAIGSWVGGFLTISVPAFLITRLSFCGPRVINHFFCDIDSWIELSCTDTRLFEMVYITICFTVILGSCAVSLVSYIYIISTILRIPSAQGQKKAFSTCSAHLTVVVILYGSAIFLYVEPSKQNSLDMNKIVSVFNTIVTPLLNPFIYTLRNKEVKEILRKAFSGT, encoded by the coding sequence ATGATGAAGGGAAATCAATCCAATGTGAAGGAATTTATTCTGCTTGGGTTCCCTGGCTCTCGTTATTTGCAGATCTCACTCTTCATGCTATTCTTGTTCATGTACATCCTGATACTCACAGGAAACATCACCATCATATCCTTAGTGGGGACCCACCGTCGCCTCCACACCCCTATGTACTACTTCCTCTGCAATCTCTCCTTCCTGGAGATCTGGCTCACCACAGCTAACATCCCCAAGACTCTTACCAATCTTGTGTCCCAGAGCAAAACCATCTCCTTCCTCAGCTGCCTCCTGCAGATGTACTTTGTCTTCTCCCTAGGCTGCACTGATTTTCTACTCCTGGCCGTCATGGCCTATGATCGCTATTTGGCCATATGCCACCCATTGCGCTATAGCTCCATCATGAACAGCACCTTGTCCACTCAGTTGGCCATTGGCTCATGGGTAGGTGGCTTCCTGACTATTTCTGTACCAGCATTTCTGATCACTAGGTTGTCCTTCTGTGGCCCTAGAGTcatcaaccatttcttctgtgacatagATTCTTGGATAGAGCTCTCCTGCACAGACACGCGCCTCTTTGAGATGGTGTACATTACTATCTGTTTTACTGTCATCCTGGGCTCCTGTGCAGTGTCCCTGGTCTCCTACATTtacatcatctccaccatcctgagaatcccatCTGCCCAAGGCCagaaaaaggccttttccacttgCTCTGCCCATCTCACAGTTGTGGTTATATTGTACGGCTCTGCCATCTTCCTGTACGTTGAGCCTTCTAAACAGAACTCACTGGACATGAACAAAATTGTCTCTGTCTTCAATACTATTGTGACACCATTGCTTAACCCTTTCATTTACACTCTAAGGAATAAAGAAGTCAAGGAAATCTTGAGAAAGGCTTTCAGTGGGACGTGA